From Paenibacillus graminis:
CTTCATTCCATTTTTTCTTAAAAAGATGGTTGAAAAAAATCACCATGCCAAATCCGATGCCCAGGGAATAGGCAACTTGAAAGACATACGGATGCTCGTCCCGGCGGCCTGTAAGCATCTCCACAGTCCTGACCTGCACCTCCAGCATGCTGACATCAGCATGGAAATTCATAATCGTCAATGCGGAGCCAAAGAACAGCAGCAGCCAGACCAGCACGAATAAGGCAATGGACGGTTTGCGTGCTTCCACCGGCCCTTCAATCTGCACCAGCGTCCGGCCTTCTCCGATCGGCTGAATATCGGCACCGGGCACAAGCTCATGGATCTTGGGAATGACGGTCAGCAGATCAATCAGGATCAGGTTTCCGTCGCTTTGGACAGGGTCCAGCAGCAGCAGTGAATACAGCGGCTCCCTCCACTCCGGATCGGTAATTAGATAGGCCACATCACGCAGCAGAACCCCTTTGCCTTTGGGCACCGTCACCCGGTTTTTCAGCTGTATGTAAATAGCGGGAGCCGAATGGGCAGTCATGCGCGGACACCTCCTACAGGATCTGATGAGAAGCTGCATAGTCTTATATTTCAAGAATAACGGTAGTATGGGAGAAAAGGCTTATTTTTACTCTTAACCTGCACAAAAGGCAGACCAGGGAAAATCCCGGTCTGCCTTCTCTTTGTATCGTCAATGGATTCAGCCTGCCCCCTCACCCGGCAGACATCCAGCTTTACGCTGTCTTACAATCTGTTCTCTTGACGCTTGATCCACTCACCGTCGTTTCTAAGTTCCCGTCCAACGGCCGGGGGGGAGCAAGATTTCCGCGTATATTTTACTCCTTCATCTGCTTTAAATTCCTTACCGAATAGATCGCTACCCGTATGAGCAGCACCGCACTAATCACCAGACCGGTGTAACCGAACAGCGGTCCCCCAGGTACAGCAAACCGATGGAAATCCCACCGAAGGCAGTTCCGATAAAGGCGAGCAATAGCTGAGAAATCCAACGGGTGATGAACGAAGCATTGGTTTTGTCAGCAAAAAAACCGACCTTAATCGAAACTTCACCCTTCTCCAGCATGGAAGTCAGATTGTCCAGCCGCCGAGGCAGCTTGCGGATGACAGGCAGCAGCTCCAACAGTTCGTCCGCGGCCGTTTGCTTCCAATCGGCGGAGCCTCCGGCCGGCATAAATTCCGGCGAATGCTCCTGCACAAACCTCCGGGCTTCATTCATCAGGCTGAACGAGGGGTTCAATTGCAGCAATGTACCTTCTAGCGTAATCAGTGAACGGAAAGCGCCAGCCACATTAGGATAGAACGAAAACTCAAATTCGGCGATCATCCGGAACAGGCCTTGAATGAATGCCTCCGAGCCCCCCGCCGGATCATATGCCGTCTGCACCAGCAGTTGGCTGACCGCTTGCTCCAGTCCTTCCTTGTCTACATCGGGCCGCGACTCAACCAGCAGCAGCAGCGATTCCATAACGACATAGGTGTTGCGGTGCTCGAATCCGATCAAGGGCCGCTTAAGCGCATCCTGCTGCAGTGTGCCGATCCGTCCAACCGATCCGAAATCGAGCAGTGCGGGCGTCCCGTCATTGAGGATGTAGACATTGCCCGGATGGGGATCGGCATGAAAAATGCCCTTGAAAAAAAATCTGCTCCAGCACGCAATCAAAAATTTGCCGTTGGACTTCACGGCGGTCAATGCCGCGTGCTTCCAGAACGGGGGTGCTGCTCTTGACGCTCATGCCGTCCATATACTCAATTACAAGGATTTTGGAGTTGCGCACAAATACAGTTTTCGAGACGGCTTATATAAAGATGGGGATCTCGGCGAAAACAAGACTGTTTGTGCCTTCATGTAGTCTGGATTCCCATCCTTTATGCCAGCCGGAGTCCCGTCATTCGGCAGTAGCTGGTTTTGGTGCGCCGGAATTTCAAACAACTTTAGGAGTTTTTCGGTGTAGGTAATAAAGCCTCTCCTTGGGGGTAATCTCTCTTTTATTCCCCCTCAAGAGAATCTTTCCACCTAGTTAGTAAAACGGGCAGACGTAATAAAAAATGCCTCCCGGCCATATGGCTAAGGAGACATCTTTCTTGGTACATCAGTGACCTGGGGTCCGTCCCCTCAGGCGCTGCGCTGATTCGTTTGGGATAAATCCAAGCCAGCCGGCACAGCCTGCCGGCTCTGCTGGTTCGAGATGAAGAACAATGCTGTCCAGATCAGCGCAAACCCGACAATCTGCGGCAGGGTAACAAGCTGATGATAGACAATCCAGTTGATCAGGATGCCCGTCATTGGAAAGCTGAGCTCGGCCAGCGTTGCGTAAGAGGCTTTGGTGGTGTTGAGGCCTTTGTAATAGAGCAGCATGCTGAGCAGTCCAGGCAGCAGTGCCTGCAGCAGCAGATTGATCCCAATCGCTGCAGATGCGCCCATGCCGCCAGGGCTCTGCCAAGGGGCCCCCTCCATGCTCGTAATCACGAACAGCAGTGGCAGCGCCAGGATGAAACGCAGTGAAGTGACCGTCTCATACTTCATGGATCCCAGCAGGTATCGTCCCATAACCGTAGAACCGCCCCATAATGCGGCTGCTCCCAGCGCCATCAGACTGCTGACGCTGATGAAGCTGTTCACGTGTCCGAAGGGAATCGTCCAACCGAAGGTCAGCAGGTATGTTCCCGCCAGAGCGACAACAATCAGCGGACCGAAGTTTTTAGGCAAGCGTTCCTTCAAAATGACAGCGGCCAGGCCAATGGCGAACAGCGGCTGCAGCTTCTGCAGCAGAAGAACTGCATTGAAGTCTCCGCTTGCCAAAGCTTGGGTGAACAGAATCGTAGCCACGGCGGAGCCGCCCCACGATACAATCAGCAGTGCTGCGGCCTGACGCAGCCGGACGGCCTTCAGTTCGGCACGGTGGCGCCAGAGAACAGGAGCGGCTGCCAGAAAGAGCACGACATGCTCCAGCAGCACAATCTGTGATGAGGTCAATGATTTCAGCAGGATAATGCGGAACAGCGGATCGATGCCCCACAGCGCCGCGCCCAGGACGACCAGCCAGAATCCGCTGCGCAGCGGCGCTGTGCGGACTCCTGAAGATGAAGCAGTAGCTTGACTCATAACTCATTCTCCTTGTCGATACAAACCCTCGATAAGAGACCAAAACCCCCGAAACGCCTGAAAAGGGCGTACATCGGGGGTTGTTTAGGGCAAAGACAACAGAAATAAACCTGATTTCTTTGCTCCTTATGATCCTCTCCCATCCGGACTTTACCGTCGGCTCTGGAATGGCACCAGATCAGTCCTTTTCTCTGCCTGCAGAGAAAAGAAGTCGCGGGCTTAGTTCGCTTTGAACATCACCGCCGGTCAGGAATTTCACCTTACCCCGAGAATCTTGTATTCCGTTATATTTTTCACAATCTCAGAATAACGCCGTTTACGCTTTTCGTCCAGTCCCTTATGAAAATATTCACAGTTTTTTCATCAGCCATAGCATTTCCAGAGGCCGCCCCCGCTCAAAAATTGGAAGAAGGCATGATAGTTTAGATATAATAGAAATGTATGTGTATCCATATTTTTGCTTCAGGAAAGAGAGGCTGCTGTGAAAAGATCCTTTGCTCTAAATCTGCTGTATACAGTCCTGATCCTAATTGCCCTTGCTTTCGCCGGATTTATCGGGTACTTCATCACTGCGCTAACGCTTGGACTGACCTTCTACGCACCGCTTATCGTCGTCGTCACCTGCGGGCTGGCCGCTTATTTCATCATGACCGTTTTCCAATGGCTCTCCCCCCGGACCCGGAACCTGGGCATTGCCGTCTTTGCCGGGCTTTGCCTGCTGGCAACCGCCGGATATGAGCTGAACAAGGCCTATGTCAATAGCATCGCTGTAGTCGATGACCGGGAGGTTGATCTTACTCAGTACAAGCCGTTTGATGCCCTCTCCAAGGCCGCCGTTCTGCAGCATCCCGCATCCTATCATATCACTGACCAGCTTCCGCGTCTGGATGGAGCAACTGCGCTTTATCCGCTCTATTCCGCTTTTGTACAGGCGGTGTACCCGGAAGACAATTACGATCCCTATGAAATTAATGATGCGAACATTCTCATATGCTCCTCTACCGCCTTTGCTTATAAACGGCTGATTGCCGGGGACAGTGATATTATCTTTGCCGCAGCTCCCTCTTCCGCCCAGCAGAAAGAGGCCAAGCGGGCGGGCAAAGAGCTGAAGCTTACGCCCATTGGACGCGAAGCGTTTGTCTTTTTTGTCAACAAGCGCAACCCGGTGTCTTCCCTGAGTACAGATCAGGTTAAAGACATTTATTCCGGCAAAGTGAAGAACTGGAAACAGGTTGGCGGCAAAAATGAACGCATCCGGGCCTTTCAGCGGGATCAGGGCAGCGGCAGCCAGACCATGCTCGAGAAAATCATGGCTGGCCGTACGCTGATGACACCCCCGCAGGAGGATGTGATGGATTTGATGAGCGGCATCATCAGCCAAACCTCCGACTACCGCAACTTCAAAAATGCGCTGGGCTTCAGCTTTTTGTTCTATGCCTCGGAGATGAATGCAAATCATCACATCAAGCTGCTGGCCATCGACGGTGTACAGCCTGACAAAGAGAGCATACGCAGTGGAAAGTATCCGATGACCGCCGAATTTTATGCCGTGACCGCAGGGAGTGTTAACCCGAATGTCCAGCCGTTTCTGGACTGGATCCAATCAGACGAAGGGCAGGAACTGGTAGAGAAGACGGGCTATACCTCAATAAAGTAGCAGGAGAACACTTCCAAACGGGTACTGGCGCAGCAAGGTAGCGAGGTTGAAGTAAAAAGCAGATTGGGTAGCTGGAGGAGCGGGTGGAGCGGGTGGAGTGGCATCAAGTGAAAAAAAGTAAACTAATTTCCCAAATTTAACGATTTTTCAGAATTTAAGTGGAAAAAGTAAATCTAATTCGCTTGATAGCAACGAACTACAGGTAAATCATCAAGTTTAAGTATACTTTTCCACCTGTTACTGGCATGAGCCATATTGTAACGAAATTAAGTGCCCTAATTCCCATTGCTGCGATTAATGATGGTCCAAGTCTTATCACAATTCAAATTCACCGCAGCGGGTACCAATAACTGGGGCCGGCTGGCCGGCCCCTCTAACCAGTCATCCCCGTGAATCGCTGGCCCCGGCGGAAAAAACCTTAGGCCAGTTGGCCTGCGCAGAAAACAGACGCCGGCGTTTGTCTGCATCCGGGTCCTGCACTACCCGTGTCTCCCTGTCAAAAATAAGGGTCGCACGCGAGTCCCTTCTGTACTGCGGCCATTCCAGATTGGCAATGGAAGGATTTCCATGATGCGCGAATGCCGTCCAGGTCTTCTGCATCACCTCGGACAGCCTTTGCATTTCTGGAGTTACCGACAAGCCATATTGCTTCAGCAGATGCAGATTGCCGAACACGTACAGAATTTCAGCGCCGTGAACCGCCTTCTCCAGCAGCGGATGGCCTTCAACCGTCCAGTCGAAGCGGTACATCCATACAGGTGCTGCCGCAGACTGGCTCTCTGCGAAGGCAATCGAGCTGCCCCAGAAAAAAAGGTCGGTCAGGAACTCAGCCTGTCCCTCCCAGGACTTCGGGTAACCGTCGGCAAGCTCCGCCAGATCGTCAATGCCCATCAGCAGCTCCAGCGATTTCAGTGACTGCCCGAAGCTTTCACCGGGGCGTTCTTCCCGGAAGAACAGGTTCCCTTCATGGAGGTTGGTGCCAATCAGCAGCGGAATCCCCCGCGCTGCTCCGCCCGCTACAGCTTCAGCAGGATCGGCCGGCAAGGTGGCAGGCTCCACGACCGGCTGAAAAAACATGCTGAGCGCTTCACCGGACAGCTTATAGGTCATCCGCGCCGCCGCTTCCATAATCTGCTCCGCCGGAAGGTGGTCCAGGAGCTGGGGATCGCTGCCTGGGGTAAGCCCCAGCTCAGCGAGCAGCGCAGCGGCGATCTCTTGCGCCTGCTGCGGCGGCAGGCTCTGGGCGGCACCGCTCTCCATGATCGCGCCTGCGAACAGGCCGCTTGCAGCAGGCATCGCCAGCAGTGCAGCGATGCTCATACTGCCAGCGGATTCCCCAAAAACGGTAACGCGCTGCGGATCCCCGCCGAAGGCGGCAATATTGCCCTGTACCCATTCCAAGGCAGCAATCTGGTCCAGGAGGCCAGCATTGGAGGCAAAGTCCCCGCCAAACGGGGACAGATGCAGAAATCCGAATGGTCCCAGCCGGTAATTCACTGTAACCAGAACGACGTTGCCGTTACGGGCCATGCGGGCACCGTCGAACATCGGCTGGCTTCCAGCTCCGGTCACAAAGGTCCCCCCGTGTATCCAGACCATCACCGGCAGGCTCTCCCCGGCTTCAGCAGGCGACCAGACATTCAGGTAGAGACAGTCTTCAGAATATTCCGGAGATAAACCGCCAAACCGGGTGCTGCTGGTGCTCACAGGCTGATGGCTGACCGGACCGAACGAAAAGGCTTCTCTGACGGAATCCCACGGCTGCGGCGGCTGCGGTGCACGGAACCGCAGCTTCCCGACCGGCGGAGCGGCAAAAGGAACCCCGCGCCACACCTTCACGCCTTCCTCCTCTGTACCCTGCAGCTTTCCATATGGAGTGGTAACCAGTGTTGCTGTCATATCTATCTACCTCTTCCCGTTATTCCTTGGTTTCTTCAATTTGCTTATAGAGTCCGGAGCGGAATCGGAACCACTGGAAGACATGGGTAACGACCACTTTTAGCACAGCATAACCCGGTACGGCCAGAATGATTCCGAGCACTCCGAACATTTTACCGGCAAAAATAATGACAAAGATAATCGTAATCGGATGAATCTTCAGCGATTTGCCCATGATTTGCGGGGAGATGAACTTGCCTTCGATCAGTTGAACAGCGGTCCACACGAACACCATTTTCAGCAGCATGAACGGAGAGGTCACTAGCGCAACGATCAGGGCCGGAGTAATCGCAATTGCCGGACCCAGATAAGGCACAACCGCTGTACAGGCAGCGACAACCGCCAGCACCAGCGAATATTCGAGTCCGATAATCAAATACCCGATGTAGAGCAAGGCGCCGATACAGCAGCTTACAATAATCTGCCCGCGGATATAGGAAGCCACCTGGCTGTTCATCTCCGACATGACCATGCGGGTCTGCGGCCGCAGTGCGGTTGGGATGAACCGCATCAAATAGTCCGGCAGCCTTTTGCCGTCGCGCAGCAGATAGAACAGAATAAAGGGAGTGGTCACCAGTGCCAGCACAATTTCCGTCAGCGCGCCCACGAAA
This genomic window contains:
- a CDS encoding stage V sporulation protein AA, with the translated sequence MTAHSAPAIYIQLKNRVTVPKGKGVLLRDVAYLITDPEWREPLYSLLLLDPVQSDGNLILIDLLTVIPKIHELVPGADIQPIGEGRTLVQIEGPVEARKPSIALFVLVWLLLFFGSALTIMNFHADVSMLEVQVRTVEMLTGRRDEHPYVFQVAYSLGIGFGMVIFFNHLFKKKWNEEPTPLEVEMFLYQKNIDHYVVNEEYSKMKSHGDESSRLPERGERS
- a CDS encoding AarF/UbiB family protein — encoded protein: MACWSRFFFKGIFHADPHPGNVYILNDGTPALLDFGSVGRIGTLQQDALKRPLIGFEHRNTYVVMESLLLLVESRPDVDKEGLEQAVSQLLVQTAYDPAGGSEAFIQGLFRMIAEFEFSFYPNVAGAFRSLITLEGTLLQLNPSFSLMNEARRFVQEHSPEFMPAGGSADWKQTAADELLELLPVIRKLPRRLDNLTSMLEKGEVSIKVGFFADKTNASFITRWISQLLLAFIGTAFGGISIGLLYLGDRCSVTPVW
- a CDS encoding DMT family transporter yields the protein MSQATASSSGVRTAPLRSGFWLVVLGAALWGIDPLFRIILLKSLTSSQIVLLEHVVLFLAAAPVLWRHRAELKAVRLRQAAALLIVSWGGSAVATILFTQALASGDFNAVLLLQKLQPLFAIGLAAVILKERLPKNFGPLIVVALAGTYLLTFGWTIPFGHVNSFISVSSLMALGAAALWGGSTVMGRYLLGSMKYETVTSLRFILALPLLFVITSMEGAPWQSPGGMGASAAIGINLLLQALLPGLLSMLLYYKGLNTTKASYATLAELSFPMTGILINWIVYHQLVTLPQIVGFALIWTALFFISNQQSRQAVPAGLDLSQTNQRSA
- a CDS encoding PstS family phosphate ABC transporter substrate-binding protein, whose amino-acid sequence is MKRSFALNLLYTVLILIALAFAGFIGYFITALTLGLTFYAPLIVVVTCGLAAYFIMTVFQWLSPRTRNLGIAVFAGLCLLATAGYELNKAYVNSIAVVDDREVDLTQYKPFDALSKAAVLQHPASYHITDQLPRLDGATALYPLYSAFVQAVYPEDNYDPYEINDANILICSSTAFAYKRLIAGDSDIIFAAAPSSAQQKEAKRAGKELKLTPIGREAFVFFVNKRNPVSSLSTDQVKDIYSGKVKNWKQVGGKNERIRAFQRDQGSGSQTMLEKIMAGRTLMTPPQEDVMDLMSGIISQTSDYRNFKNALGFSFLFYASEMNANHHIKLLAIDGVQPDKESIRSGKYPMTAEFYAVTAGSVNPNVQPFLDWIQSDEGQELVEKTGYTSIK
- a CDS encoding carboxylesterase/lipase family protein is translated as MTATLVTTPYGKLQGTEEEGVKVWRGVPFAAPPVGKLRFRAPQPPQPWDSVREAFSFGPVSHQPVSTSSTRFGGLSPEYSEDCLYLNVWSPAEAGESLPVMVWIHGGTFVTGAGSQPMFDGARMARNGNVVLVTVNYRLGPFGFLHLSPFGGDFASNAGLLDQIAALEWVQGNIAAFGGDPQRVTVFGESAGSMSIAALLAMPAASGLFAGAIMESGAAQSLPPQQAQEIAAALLAELGLTPGSDPQLLDHLPAEQIMEAAARMTYKLSGEALSMFFQPVVEPATLPADPAEAVAGGAARGIPLLIGTNLHEGNLFFREERPGESFGQSLKSLELLMGIDDLAELADGYPKSWEGQAEFLTDLFFWGSSIAFAESQSAAAPVWMYRFDWTVEGHPLLEKAVHGAEILYVFGNLHLLKQYGLSVTPEMQRLSEVMQKTWTAFAHHGNPSIANLEWPQYRRDSRATLIFDRETRVVQDPDADKRRRLFSAQANWPKVFSAGASDSRG
- a CDS encoding AI-2E family transporter, whose amino-acid sequence is MERLQVWPEKFKKFFLNNRFVVTLLIVLLIGVNILVFAKIPFIFKPISVLLHTVAAPLLLSGIAYYLLNPLVDRMEKRSKIRRPYGIVILFLLIAGIITLILLTVIPMIRTQLVGLIDNFPKYSDQIQQEFIDLTGSKLFGQIQENVGTDFTDITSKVTSWGTSFLNNAVNGVGNFVGALTEIVLALVTTPFILFYLLRDGKRLPDYLMRFIPTALRPQTRMVMSEMNSQVASYIRGQIIVSCCIGALLYIGYLIIGLEYSLVLAVVAACTAVVPYLGPAIAITPALIVALVTSPFMLLKMVFVWTAVQLIEGKFISPQIMGKSLKIHPITIIFVIIFAGKMFGVLGIILAVPGYAVLKVVVTHVFQWFRFRSGLYKQIEETKE